A single Rubrivivax gelatinosus IL144 DNA region contains:
- the lnt gene encoding apolipoprotein N-acyltransferase, producing the protein MTRIMFTTARPAARGRWSLPLVMAALGALQTLAFVQTTAWPLAVVSTALLALACGRAAPGRAALLGWAYGFGWLAAGTWWLYVSMHRYGGLPAPLAAAGVAALAAALSLYLAAAMAAFARWRRGRAAPDAALFAALWLLAELARGVLFTGFPWVASGYALVDAPLAALAPWVGVYGLGAVLAFAAALLAHAATLRRGRVAPLLAALALLGLPGLAALQRFDAPAGALTVTLVQTNVAQDEKFAVERMPEAMAWLEQALDGARGQLVVAPETAVPLLPFQLAEFAPGYWDRLVARFAAPGRAALVGVPLGDFDRGYTNSVAGLSDGERYRYDKHHLVPFGEFVPTGFRWFTEAMNIPLGDFDRGVVNPPSFAALGQRIGPNICYEDLFGEELARRFADPAAAPTIFANVSNIAWFGDTVALPQHLNISRLRALEFQRPMIRATNTGMTVVIDAHAEVTAELAPGTRGVLETEVEGRTGVTPFAWWAARFGLWPLALLAALVVMLSAGWRRRAA; encoded by the coding sequence ATGACCCGGATCATGTTCACGACGGCACGGCCGGCGGCACGCGGGCGCTGGTCGCTGCCGCTGGTGATGGCCGCGCTCGGCGCGCTGCAGACGCTGGCCTTCGTGCAGACCACGGCTTGGCCGCTGGCCGTGGTGTCGACGGCGCTGCTGGCGCTGGCCTGCGGCCGTGCCGCGCCGGGGCGCGCCGCGCTGCTGGGCTGGGCCTACGGCTTCGGCTGGCTGGCGGCGGGCACCTGGTGGCTGTACGTCAGCATGCACCGCTACGGCGGGCTGCCGGCGCCGCTGGCGGCCGCCGGCGTCGCCGCGCTGGCCGCGGCGCTGTCTCTCTATCTTGCGGCGGCGATGGCCGCGTTCGCCCGCTGGCGGCGCGGCCGCGCCGCGCCCGACGCGGCGCTGTTCGCGGCGCTGTGGCTGCTGGCCGAGCTGGCGCGCGGCGTGCTGTTCACCGGCTTTCCCTGGGTCGCCTCGGGCTACGCGCTGGTCGACGCGCCGCTGGCGGCGTTGGCGCCCTGGGTCGGCGTCTACGGCCTGGGCGCGGTGCTGGCTTTCGCCGCGGCCTTGCTGGCGCACGCCGCGACGCTGCGGCGCGGGCGCGTGGCGCCGCTGCTCGCGGCGCTGGCTCTGCTCGGCCTGCCCGGGCTGGCGGCGCTGCAGCGTTTCGACGCCCCGGCCGGCGCGCTGACGGTGACGCTGGTGCAGACCAACGTCGCCCAGGACGAGAAGTTCGCCGTCGAGCGCATGCCCGAGGCGATGGCCTGGCTGGAGCAGGCGCTGGACGGCGCGCGCGGCCAGCTCGTCGTCGCGCCCGAGACCGCGGTGCCGCTGCTGCCGTTCCAGCTCGCCGAGTTCGCGCCCGGCTACTGGGACCGGCTGGTCGCGCGTTTCGCCGCGCCGGGGCGCGCGGCGCTGGTCGGCGTGCCGCTGGGCGACTTCGACCGCGGCTACACGAACTCGGTCGCCGGGCTCTCCGACGGCGAGCGCTACCGCTACGACAAGCACCACCTCGTGCCTTTCGGCGAGTTCGTGCCGACGGGTTTCCGCTGGTTCACCGAGGCGATGAACATCCCGCTGGGCGACTTCGACCGCGGCGTCGTGAACCCGCCTTCGTTCGCCGCGCTCGGCCAGCGCATCGGCCCGAACATCTGTTACGAGGATCTGTTCGGCGAGGAGCTGGCGCGGCGTTTCGCCGACCCGGCGGCCGCGCCGACGATCTTCGCCAACGTCTCCAACATCGCCTGGTTCGGCGACACGGTGGCGCTGCCGCAGCATCTGAACATCTCTCGCCTGCGCGCGCTGGAGTTCCAGCGGCCGATGATCCGCGCCACCAACACCGGCATGACGGTGGTCATCGATGCCCACGCCGAGGTGACGGCCGAGCTCGCGCCCGGCACACGCGGCGTGCTCGAAACCGAGGTCGAGGGCCGCACCGGCGTCACGCCGTTTGCCTGGTGGGCGGCGCGTTTCGGGCTGTGGCCGCTGGCGCTGCTGGCGGCGCTGGTCGTGATGCTGTCGGCGGGGTGGAGGCGGCGGGCTGCGTAA
- a CDS encoding HlyC/CorC family transporter has product MSEPPSPKSARGAAASPADKRSFFERLVELVSPGPDSKDELMKTLAEAEQRELIEPESRLMLEGVLRMADLSAGDVMVAAPRMDMLDIEADYDALLSAVIDAGHSRFPVYEDKRENVIGILLAKDLLKLQRAPGLNLRTLLRPAVFVPESKRLNELLRDFRSNRNHLAIVIDEFGNTAGLITIEDVLEEIVGEIEDEFDDRDDGRGDAGIYTLADGSQRVAGDVEIEAVNRAFAVELPTEDFDTIGGLVAQEFGRVPRRGESLEIGGLRFTVMLTRGGAVRWFRVWRIGASGEPRA; this is encoded by the coding sequence GTGTCCGAACCTCCTTCTCCCAAGTCCGCGCGTGGCGCGGCGGCGTCGCCCGCGGACAAACGCTCCTTCTTCGAGCGCCTGGTCGAGCTCGTCTCGCCCGGCCCCGACAGCAAGGACGAACTGATGAAGACCCTGGCCGAGGCCGAACAGCGCGAGCTGATCGAGCCCGAGTCGCGGCTGATGCTCGAAGGCGTTCTGCGCATGGCCGACCTCAGCGCCGGCGACGTGATGGTCGCCGCGCCGCGCATGGACATGCTGGACATCGAAGCCGACTACGACGCCCTCCTGTCGGCCGTCATCGACGCCGGCCATTCGCGTTTCCCGGTCTACGAGGACAAGCGCGAGAACGTCATCGGCATCCTGCTGGCCAAGGATCTGCTGAAGCTGCAGCGCGCGCCCGGGCTGAACCTGCGCACGTTGCTGCGCCCGGCGGTCTTCGTGCCCGAGAGCAAGCGCCTGAACGAGCTGCTGCGCGACTTCCGCTCCAACCGCAACCATCTGGCGATCGTCATCGACGAGTTCGGCAACACCGCCGGGCTGATCACGATCGAGGACGTGCTCGAGGAGATCGTCGGCGAGATCGAGGACGAGTTCGACGATCGCGACGACGGCCGCGGCGACGCCGGCATCTACACGCTGGCCGACGGCTCGCAGCGCGTCGCCGGCGACGTCGAGATCGAGGCCGTCAACCGCGCCTTCGCCGTCGAGCTGCCGACCGAGGACTTCGACACCATCGGCGGCCTCGTCGCGCAGGAGTTCGGCCGCGTGCCGCGGCGCGGCGAGTCGCTGGAGATCGGCGGCCTGCGCTTCACGGTGATGCTGACGCGCGGCGGCGCCGTGCGCTGGTTCCGCGTCTGGCGCATCGGCGCATCCGGCGAGCCGCGCGCATGA
- a CDS encoding CobW family GTP-binding protein: protein MSNGLIPATILTGFLGSGKTTLLKRVLTEAHGQKIAVIENEFGEENIDNDILVADTEEQIIQMSNGCVCCTIREDLRSTLSDLAERRRKGLIAFDRVVIETTGLADPGPVAQTFFMDDEIAESYLLDSVVTLVDAVHADEQLNTRQEARRQVGFADRLFISKADLAPTAALDALQYRLRQMNPRAPQRSVHFGEVAIAEIFDIKGFNLSAKLDIDPDFLADQAHGHDHHHHHHDGEACDHPSHHAHDDDVKSFVFRAKRPFSPAKLEDFLGSVVQVYGPKMLRYKGVLYMKGSDRKVVFQGVHQLMGSDLGPKWAPGEDKLSKLVFIGIDLPRDILEQGLEQCLV from the coding sequence ATGAGTAACGGACTGATCCCGGCCACCATCCTCACGGGCTTCCTGGGCAGCGGCAAGACGACGCTGCTCAAGCGCGTGCTGACCGAAGCGCACGGCCAGAAGATCGCCGTCATCGAGAACGAGTTCGGCGAGGAGAACATCGACAACGACATCCTCGTCGCCGACACCGAGGAACAGATCATCCAGATGAGCAACGGCTGCGTCTGCTGCACGATCCGCGAGGATCTGCGCTCGACGCTGTCGGACCTGGCCGAACGCCGCCGCAAGGGCCTGATCGCCTTCGACCGCGTGGTCATCGAGACCACCGGCCTGGCCGACCCCGGCCCGGTGGCGCAGACCTTCTTCATGGACGACGAGATCGCCGAGAGCTATCTGCTCGACTCGGTGGTCACGCTGGTCGACGCGGTGCACGCCGACGAGCAGCTCAACACGCGCCAGGAGGCGCGCCGCCAGGTGGGCTTCGCCGACCGGCTGTTCATCAGCAAGGCCGACCTCGCGCCCACCGCCGCGCTCGACGCGCTGCAGTACCGCCTGCGCCAGATGAACCCGCGCGCGCCGCAGCGCTCGGTGCATTTCGGCGAGGTCGCGATCGCCGAGATCTTCGACATCAAGGGCTTCAACCTCAGCGCCAAGCTCGACATCGACCCGGACTTCCTGGCCGACCAGGCGCACGGGCACGACCACCACCATCACCACCACGATGGCGAGGCCTGCGACCACCCCAGCCACCACGCGCACGACGACGACGTGAAGTCCTTCGTCTTCCGCGCCAAGCGGCCGTTCAGCCCCGCCAAGCTGGAGGACTTCCTCGGCTCGGTGGTCCAGGTCTACGGCCCGAAGATGCTGCGCTACAAGGGCGTGCTGTACATGAAGGGCAGCGACCGCAAGGTCGTCTTCCAGGGCGTGCACCAGCTGATGGGCAGCGACCTCGGCCCCAAGTGGGCGCCCGGCGAAGACAAGCTCAGCAAGCTCGTGTTCATCGGCATCGACCTGCCCCGGGACATCCTCGAACAGGGCCTGGAGCAGTGCCTCGTCTGA
- the dksA gene encoding RNA polymerase-binding protein DksA has product MSKSPAKPAVAAAKTASKAGKAPATPAPSPAPAQPENRFTARFAPARPAPKNSTEPMDVIKPAAKADPKLADAWKNKAGRDLTEAELLAMPDSEYMNDKQIEFFRARLQGQKDDLLSNAGETTEHLREDTSIVPDPADRATIEEEHALELRTRDRERKLLKKISQAMARLDSGEYGYCDETGEPIGLARLLARPTATLSLEAQQRRELKQKMFGD; this is encoded by the coding sequence GTGAGCAAGTCCCCAGCCAAGCCCGCGGTCGCCGCAGCCAAGACGGCCTCCAAGGCCGGCAAGGCCCCGGCAACGCCCGCCCCCTCGCCCGCTCCGGCACAGCCGGAGAACCGTTTCACTGCCCGTTTCGCGCCGGCCCGCCCGGCGCCCAAGAATTCGACCGAACCGATGGACGTCATCAAGCCGGCCGCCAAGGCCGACCCCAAGCTCGCCGATGCCTGGAAAAACAAGGCCGGCCGCGACCTGACCGAGGCCGAACTGCTCGCGATGCCCGACAGCGAGTACATGAACGACAAGCAGATCGAGTTCTTCCGCGCCCGTCTGCAGGGCCAGAAGGACGACCTGCTGTCCAACGCCGGTGAGACCACCGAGCACCTGCGCGAGGACACCTCGATCGTGCCGGACCCGGCCGACCGCGCGACGATCGAAGAAGAGCACGCACTGGAGCTGCGCACCCGCGACCGCGAGCGCAAGCTGCTGAAGAAGATCTCCCAGGCGATGGCCCGCCTGGACAGCGGCGAATACGGCTACTGCGACGAGACCGGCGAGCCGATCGGCCTGGCGCGCCTGCTGGCACGTCCGACCGCGACGCTGTCGCTGGAAGCGCAACAACGCCGCGAGCTCAAGCAGAAGATGTTCGGCGACTGA
- a CDS encoding STAS domain-containing protein: MADPKDGESFFRKVVRFVANPTTDWTELNSRQDDNRELELEKTELKAMIERKRRNDFVRKREFDMLRRVRREGLSPDQLAALGGSSRLDDSEARLPESSGTRGDSGVKEKIDAIEQQMVGDGYDAARSGRAPATPVVAREPAPRSPAPAPAGGLEFAPLTAPIPGQPLSDLPPPPTAPGVIPTLTLPTSVPSGVMPMSSEFGSPFAVEVSEVVHDPELDEAVIAFANADFNTCEQALQQLTGVGGTRAQHAETWLVLFDLYRAIGQQARFESLAIDYAQQFGWSAPQWYSLPKLVAEAVAEERPRGNGPSTRASGEVGWTCPEALDLDALARLRSLTLQMPLPWVFDWSRLRSIDPEAAMQLSTLFRLWAGQALEMRWIAGDQLFAVLAEAAPTGVRDADPAYWLTRLDALRLANRADQFDEAAIDYCVTYEVSPPSWEPARCRVRISGTGLSTRTPPMSMVGEVSTSFLESAMPDDTVLQVEQAHVELSGQLVGDIASTLALLDGQLGAAPLVSVSCARLIRVDFIAAGDLLNWVITKGETEKRSVMFVDAHRLVALFFGAMGINAHAKVQVRKV; the protein is encoded by the coding sequence ATGGCGGACCCCAAGGACGGCGAGAGCTTCTTCCGCAAGGTGGTGCGGTTCGTCGCCAACCCGACGACCGACTGGACCGAGCTGAACTCGCGCCAGGACGACAACCGCGAGCTCGAACTCGAGAAGACCGAGCTCAAGGCGATGATCGAGCGCAAGCGGCGCAACGATTTCGTCCGCAAGCGCGAGTTCGACATGCTGCGCCGCGTGCGCCGCGAAGGGCTGTCGCCCGACCAGCTCGCCGCCCTGGGCGGCTCGTCGCGCCTGGACGACTCGGAAGCCCGGCTGCCGGAATCCTCCGGCACGCGCGGCGACTCCGGCGTCAAGGAGAAGATCGACGCCATCGAGCAGCAGATGGTCGGCGACGGCTACGACGCCGCACGCAGCGGCCGCGCACCGGCGACGCCGGTCGTCGCGCGCGAACCCGCGCCGCGCAGCCCGGCGCCAGCGCCCGCCGGCGGCCTGGAGTTCGCGCCGCTGACCGCGCCGATCCCCGGCCAGCCGCTCAGCGACCTGCCGCCGCCGCCCACCGCGCCGGGCGTGATCCCGACGCTGACGCTGCCGACCTCGGTGCCCAGCGGCGTGATGCCGATGTCCAGCGAGTTCGGCAGCCCGTTCGCCGTCGAGGTCAGCGAGGTCGTGCACGACCCCGAGCTCGACGAGGCGGTGATCGCCTTCGCCAACGCCGACTTCAACACCTGCGAGCAGGCGCTGCAGCAGCTCACCGGCGTCGGCGGCACGCGCGCCCAGCACGCCGAGACCTGGCTGGTGCTGTTCGACCTGTACCGCGCGATCGGCCAGCAGGCGCGTTTCGAGAGCCTGGCGATCGACTACGCGCAGCAGTTCGGCTGGTCGGCGCCGCAGTGGTATTCGCTGCCCAAGCTGGTGGCCGAAGCGGTGGCCGAGGAGCGCCCGCGCGGCAACGGCCCGTCGACGCGAGCCTCGGGCGAGGTCGGCTGGACCTGCCCCGAAGCGCTGGACCTGGACGCGCTGGCGCGCCTGCGCTCGCTGACGCTGCAGATGCCGCTGCCCTGGGTCTTCGACTGGAGCCGGCTGCGCTCGATCGACCCCGAGGCGGCGATGCAGCTGTCGACGCTGTTCCGGCTGTGGGCCGGGCAGGCGCTGGAGATGCGCTGGATCGCCGGCGACCAGCTCTTCGCCGTGCTCGCCGAAGCCGCGCCGACCGGCGTGCGCGACGCCGACCCAGCCTACTGGCTGACGCGCCTCGACGCGCTGCGCCTGGCCAACCGCGCCGACCAGTTCGACGAGGCGGCGATCGACTATTGCGTCACCTACGAGGTCTCGCCGCCGTCGTGGGAGCCGGCGCGCTGCCGCGTGCGCATCAGCGGCACCGGGCTGTCGACGCGCACGCCGCCGATGTCGATGGTCGGCGAGGTGTCGACCAGCTTCCTCGAGTCGGCGATGCCCGACGACACCGTGCTGCAGGTCGAACAGGCCCACGTCGAGCTCTCCGGCCAGCTGGTCGGCGACATCGCCTCGACGCTGGCGCTGCTCGACGGCCAGCTCGGCGCGGCGCCGCTGGTCAGCGTCTCCTGCGCGCGCCTGATCCGCGTCGACTTCATCGCCGCCGGCGACCTGCTCAACTGGGTCATCACCAAGGGCGAGACCGAGAAGCGCTCGGTGATGTTCGTCGACGCCCACCGCCTCGTCGCGCTGTTCTTCGGCGCGATGGGCATCAACGCCCACGCCAAGGTCCAGGTGCGCAAGGTCTAG
- the hslV gene encoding ATP-dependent protease subunit HslV, giving the protein MESFHGTTILSVRRGPLVALGGDGQVTLGNIVVKSSARKVRKLYRDQVLAGFAGATADAFTLFERFEAKLEKHQGHLQRASIELTKDWRTDRVLRRLEAMLAVADATSSLIITGNGDVLEPEHGIVAIGSGGAYAQAAARALLQHTELAPQDIVKRSLEIAGDLCIYTNQSHTIEVLGA; this is encoded by the coding sequence ATGGAATCCTTTCACGGCACGACCATCCTCAGCGTGCGCCGCGGCCCCCTCGTCGCGCTCGGCGGCGACGGCCAGGTGACGCTCGGCAACATCGTCGTCAAGTCGAGCGCGCGCAAGGTGCGCAAGCTCTACCGCGACCAGGTGCTCGCCGGCTTCGCCGGGGCCACCGCCGACGCCTTCACGCTGTTCGAACGCTTCGAGGCCAAGCTCGAGAAGCACCAGGGCCATCTGCAGCGTGCGTCCATCGAACTCACCAAGGACTGGCGCACCGACCGCGTGCTGCGCCGCCTGGAGGCGATGCTGGCGGTGGCCGATGCGACCAGCTCGCTGATCATCACCGGCAACGGCGACGTGCTGGAACCCGAGCACGGCATCGTCGCGATCGGCTCCGGTGGCGCCTACGCCCAGGCCGCCGCGCGCGCGCTGCTGCAGCACACCGAGCTGGCGCCGCAGGACATCGTCAAGCGCTCGCTCGAGATCGCCGGCGACCTGTGCATCTACACCAACCAGTCGCACACCATCGAGGTGCTGGGCGCCTGA
- the hslU gene encoding ATP-dependent protease ATPase subunit HslU produces MTYSMTPQEIVSELDRHIVGQNAAKRAVAIALRNRWRRQQVDEKLRGEITPKNILMIGPTGVGKTEIARRLAKLADAPFVKVEATKFTEVGYVGKDVDTIVRDLVEVAVKQERERAIRRQRAKAEDAAEERVLDALVPPPRDLRESSDNTARQVMRKRLREGALADKEIEIEVADPKPSLEILGPQGMEEMAEQLKGLFSQMGQGKRNVRKLKIAEALEKLTEEEAGKLVNEEEIRTAALANAEGNGIVFIDEIDKVASRSEHGGADVSRQGVQRDLLPLVEGTAVSTKYGIVKTDHILFIASGAFHLAKPSDLIPELQGRFPIRVELGSLSVDDFEAILTSTHASLVKQYQALLATEGVTLELAPEAVRRIAQIAYEVNERTENIGARRLATVMERLLDDISFDAPNRGGQTVTVDAAEVDRRLGELSRDEDLSRYIL; encoded by the coding sequence ATGACCTACTCGATGACCCCGCAGGAGATCGTCTCCGAGCTCGACCGCCACATCGTCGGCCAGAACGCCGCCAAACGCGCCGTCGCGATCGCGCTGCGCAACCGCTGGCGCCGCCAGCAGGTCGACGAGAAGCTGCGCGGCGAGATCACGCCGAAGAACATCCTGATGATCGGCCCGACCGGCGTCGGCAAGACCGAGATCGCGCGCCGCCTGGCCAAGCTGGCCGACGCGCCTTTCGTCAAGGTCGAGGCGACCAAGTTCACCGAGGTCGGCTACGTCGGCAAGGACGTCGACACCATCGTGCGCGACCTCGTCGAGGTGGCAGTCAAGCAGGAGCGCGAACGCGCCATCCGCCGCCAGCGCGCCAAGGCCGAGGACGCCGCCGAGGAGCGCGTGCTCGACGCCCTGGTGCCGCCGCCGCGCGACCTGCGCGAGAGCAGCGACAACACCGCCCGCCAGGTGATGCGCAAGCGCCTGCGCGAAGGCGCGCTGGCCGACAAGGAGATCGAGATCGAGGTCGCCGATCCCAAGCCCTCGCTCGAGATCCTCGGGCCCCAGGGCATGGAGGAGATGGCCGAGCAGTTGAAGGGCCTGTTCTCGCAGATGGGCCAGGGCAAGCGCAACGTGCGCAAGCTGAAGATCGCCGAGGCGCTGGAGAAGCTGACCGAGGAGGAAGCCGGCAAGCTGGTCAACGAGGAGGAGATCCGCACCGCCGCGCTGGCCAACGCCGAAGGCAACGGCATCGTCTTCATCGACGAGATCGACAAGGTAGCCTCGCGCTCCGAGCACGGCGGCGCCGACGTCTCGCGCCAGGGCGTGCAGCGCGACCTGCTGCCGCTGGTCGAAGGCACCGCCGTCAGCACCAAGTACGGCATCGTCAAGACCGACCACATCCTGTTCATCGCCAGCGGCGCCTTCCACCTGGCCAAGCCCAGCGACCTGATCCCGGAGCTGCAGGGGCGTTTCCCGATTCGCGTCGAGCTGGGCTCGCTGTCGGTCGACGACTTCGAGGCCATTTTGACCAGCACCCACGCCAGCCTGGTCAAGCAGTACCAGGCGCTGCTGGCCACCGAAGGCGTGACGCTGGAGCTGGCGCCCGAGGCCGTGCGCCGCATCGCCCAGATCGCCTACGAGGTCAACGAACGCACCGAGAACATCGGCGCACGCCGCCTGGCGACGGTGATGGAGCGCCTGCTCGACGACATCAGCTTCGACGCGCCCAACCGCGGCGGCCAGACGGTGACGGTGGACGCCGCCGAAGTCGACCGCCGCCTGGGCGAGCTGTCGCGCGACGAGGACCTGTCGCGCTACATCCTTTAG
- a CDS encoding type III pantothenate kinase — protein MTFLAIDIGNTRLKWGLYDAPQPGATLLAHGAAFLETIDTLADTDWKALPAPTAMLGCAVAGDVVRRRAEEQLEIWDLEPRWVVPTAQDCGVINGYEHPNRLGADRWAALIGARQRALATGSRRPALIVMVGTAVTVDAIDADGRFLGGLILPGFGLMLRALEMGTAGLKVPTGDVVDFPKNTSDALMSGGAAALAGAIERQHRRLVQVTGASALLLMTGGAAVKLAPLVHPPFEIVDSLIFEGLLALQAQR, from the coding sequence ATGACTTTTCTCGCCATCGATATCGGCAACACGCGCCTGAAGTGGGGCCTGTACGACGCCCCGCAGCCTGGCGCGACGCTGCTGGCGCACGGGGCCGCGTTCCTCGAAACCATCGACACGCTCGCCGACACCGACTGGAAGGCGCTGCCGGCGCCGACCGCGATGCTGGGCTGCGCCGTGGCCGGCGACGTCGTGCGTCGCCGCGCCGAGGAGCAGCTCGAGATCTGGGACCTGGAGCCGCGCTGGGTGGTGCCGACGGCGCAGGACTGCGGCGTGATCAACGGCTACGAACACCCGAACCGCCTCGGTGCCGACCGCTGGGCGGCGCTGATCGGCGCGCGCCAGCGTGCGCTGGCCACCGGTTCGCGGCGCCCGGCGCTGATCGTCATGGTCGGCACCGCGGTCACCGTCGACGCGATCGACGCCGACGGCCGTTTCCTCGGCGGGCTGATCCTGCCGGGCTTCGGCCTGATGCTGCGTGCGCTGGAGATGGGCACCGCGGGGCTGAAGGTGCCCACCGGCGACGTCGTCGACTTCCCGAAGAACACCAGCGACGCGCTGATGAGCGGCGGCGCGGCGGCGCTGGCCGGCGCCATCGAGCGCCAGCACCGGCGCCTAGTTCAGGTCACCGGCGCGTCGGCGCTGCTGCTGATGACCGGCGGCGCGGCGGTCAAGCTCGCACCGCTGGTGCACCCGCCGTTCGAGATCGTCGATTCGTTGATCTTCGAAGGCCTGCTGGCTCTGCAAGCCCAGCGCTGA